A DNA window from Actinomadura coerulea contains the following coding sequences:
- a CDS encoding TerD family protein, giving the protein MARQFDAALMSVGFKLSGDVLRALSGLSEQTVRSVAVRTLATVREMAGDHVRHNTYFRDFPRNVPDTLDFWLGLLHETLHDAKLAPAAREARESGVLDLLTLKGYGRYRHTYEEMLAAQDELVAAAGDRVTVLRLGRPLAEEAARLYLRLAESTTPLGEEDLETLEKLAAHHASGPHPERIPVRENRAVINRVRLALGAGLLVDTVTDVLRLACALSDGDVTLQEPTRFVSMPRPTRRALLAALDGVVRDAPGKLGDVAAWREPWKRLGERLHPHEYPKWAGAADVFAVARGEKRAPSFAARFEARLADGDAAGAARVAAGAPGTLFRSLDRLLRLAPDSRDAVLDTAESVIERVSGRVLLSVREHLLDRAGEAGRTRLFANRLGLGAAVPDTRPPLGPDAAERLSAMLEKEVRGRLPAVGRLVVDPDVLDVALPLSGKAAGKGLGVLPRGSLTPVDGELLRFFVYWRQHERRTDFDLSALMLDENYGNPEWLSYTNLSTVAGEHSGDITTAPEGASEFINLTLAKVEARFVVPQVNIYSGEGFEEVEESFFGFMLRDAEQRGRPFEARTVRMKSELRGPGRIALPLVFLRGDDGRWRAKWLHLHLGGAMNFNRVEDNRVTTSMLLRGIVERRYLTVRHLVDLLDAGRTTVWDGTPPGEPVTFIGLERPDGLHDNSTVYTPENLSDLIPA; this is encoded by the coding sequence GTGGCGCGGCAGTTCGACGCCGCCCTGATGTCGGTCGGCTTCAAGCTGTCCGGAGACGTCCTGCGCGCGCTGTCGGGGCTGTCGGAGCAGACCGTCCGGAGCGTCGCGGTGCGCACGCTCGCCACCGTCCGCGAGATGGCGGGCGACCACGTCCGGCACAACACCTACTTCCGCGACTTCCCCCGCAACGTGCCCGACACCCTCGACTTCTGGCTCGGCCTCCTCCACGAGACGCTGCACGACGCGAAGCTGGCGCCGGCGGCCCGCGAGGCGCGGGAGAGCGGCGTCCTCGACCTGCTCACGCTCAAGGGCTACGGCCGCTACCGGCACACCTACGAGGAGATGCTGGCGGCGCAGGACGAACTGGTCGCCGCCGCGGGCGACCGGGTGACCGTCCTGCGTCTCGGGCGGCCCCTCGCCGAGGAGGCCGCGCGGCTGTACCTGCGGCTCGCGGAGAGCACCACGCCGCTCGGCGAGGAGGACCTGGAGACGCTGGAGAAGCTGGCCGCGCACCACGCCTCCGGCCCGCACCCGGAGCGGATCCCCGTCCGGGAGAACCGCGCCGTGATCAACCGGGTCCGCCTGGCGCTGGGCGCCGGCCTGCTCGTCGACACGGTCACCGACGTGCTGCGCCTGGCGTGCGCGCTGTCGGACGGCGACGTGACCCTCCAGGAGCCCACGCGGTTCGTGTCGATGCCGCGTCCCACCCGCCGGGCGCTGCTCGCCGCGCTCGACGGCGTCGTCCGCGACGCCCCCGGCAAGCTCGGCGACGTCGCCGCCTGGCGCGAGCCGTGGAAGCGTCTCGGCGAGCGGCTCCACCCCCACGAGTACCCGAAGTGGGCGGGCGCGGCGGACGTGTTCGCGGTCGCGCGCGGCGAGAAGAGGGCGCCGTCGTTCGCGGCGCGCTTCGAGGCGCGGCTGGCGGACGGCGACGCCGCGGGCGCCGCGCGCGTGGCGGCGGGCGCGCCCGGAACGCTGTTCCGGTCCCTCGACCGGCTGCTGCGCCTCGCCCCGGACTCCCGGGACGCGGTGCTGGACACCGCCGAGTCGGTGATCGAACGGGTCTCGGGGCGGGTGCTGCTGTCGGTCCGGGAGCACCTGCTCGACCGCGCCGGCGAGGCCGGGCGGACGCGGCTGTTCGCCAACCGGCTCGGCCTCGGCGCCGCCGTGCCCGACACCCGCCCGCCCCTGGGCCCGGACGCGGCGGAGCGGCTCTCGGCGATGCTGGAGAAGGAGGTCCGGGGCCGCCTCCCCGCCGTCGGCCGCCTCGTCGTCGACCCCGACGTGCTCGACGTCGCGCTGCCGCTCAGCGGGAAGGCCGCCGGAAAGGGGCTCGGCGTCCTGCCGCGCGGGTCGCTGACCCCGGTCGACGGCGAACTGCTGCGGTTCTTCGTCTACTGGCGGCAGCACGAGCGCAGGACCGACTTCGACCTTTCCGCGCTCATGCTCGATGAGAATTACGGCAACCCCGAATGGCTCTCCTACACCAACCTCAGCACCGTTGCGGGAGAGCATTCCGGCGACATCACCACCGCCCCCGAAGGCGCCTCGGAGTTCATCAACCTGACCCTGGCGAAGGTCGAGGCCCGGTTCGTCGTCCCGCAGGTGAACATCTACTCCGGAGAGGGGTTCGAGGAAGTCGAGGAGTCGTTCTTCGGGTTCATGCTGCGCGACGCGGAGCAGCGGGGGCGCCCGTTCGAGGCACGGACCGTCCGGATGAAGTCGGAACTGCGCGGCCCGGGCCGGATCGCGCTGCCGCTGGTGTTCCTGCGCGGCGACGACGGCCGGTGGCGCGCCAAGTGGCTGCACCTGCACCTGGGGGGCGCGATGAACTTCAACCGGGTGGAGGACAACCGCGTGACGACCTCGATGCTGCTGCGCGGCATCGTCGAGCGCCGCTACCTGACCGTCCGCCACCTGGTGGACCTGCTCGACGCCGGGAGGACGACCGTCTGGGACGGCACGCCGCCCGGCGAGCCGGTCACGTTCATCGGCCTGGAACGCCCGGACGGCCTGCACGACAATTCCACCGTCTACACGCCGGAAAACCTGAGTGACCTGATCCCGGCCTGA
- a CDS encoding MFS transporter, giving the protein MTADLTAGTAARRAGAGTPGWAALLAASIGQFLVVLDISVVNVALPHIREGLGLGATGLQWVVNAYSLTFAGFLLLGGRAADLFGRRRVFITGLGLFTLASLAGGFAQDGAMLIGARAFQGLGAAILAPVTLSLVTGTFPEGPARTKAIAMWTAVGTAGGATGGLVGGLLTDYLSWRWVLLINVPVGAAVAAVAARWLRGEGDAAGRRRLDLPGAVLVTAGVGLLTFGIGDTGDHGWRGVVPLAAGLVLLAAFVAVEARTPEPLVQLRLFRLRSVAVGNLATLVGTMAGFALWYFLSLYMQNVLHYSAVRTGLSFLPHTAGIIIGSRLAPPLMARLGARRLAGIGGLMAAAGFAWQSLVLDADGTFPTAILGPGATMALGFGLLMTPLVEASTSGADSSEAGAVAGVVNTSRTIGGAIGLTVLGTAAAHTGPDLVDGYAAAFLVAAAITTAGTAVVPFLPRPPRRAPQSEEAATA; this is encoded by the coding sequence ATGACCGCAGACCTCACCGCCGGGACGGCGGCGCGCCGGGCAGGGGCGGGGACCCCGGGCTGGGCCGCGCTGCTCGCCGCGTCGATCGGCCAGTTCCTCGTCGTCCTCGACATCTCCGTCGTCAACGTCGCCCTGCCGCACATCCGCGAGGGCCTCGGCCTCGGCGCGACCGGCCTGCAGTGGGTCGTCAACGCCTACTCGCTGACCTTCGCGGGGTTCCTCCTGCTCGGCGGGCGCGCCGCCGACCTGTTCGGCCGCAGGCGCGTGTTCATCACCGGCCTCGGCCTGTTCACCCTCGCCAGCCTCGCGGGCGGGTTCGCGCAGGACGGCGCCATGCTGATCGGCGCCCGCGCGTTCCAGGGCCTCGGGGCGGCGATCCTCGCGCCCGTCACGCTCTCGCTCGTCACCGGGACGTTCCCGGAGGGCCCGGCCCGGACGAAGGCGATCGCCATGTGGACGGCCGTCGGCACCGCGGGCGGCGCGACCGGCGGCCTCGTCGGCGGGCTGCTGACCGACTACCTGAGCTGGCGCTGGGTGCTGCTGATCAACGTGCCGGTCGGCGCGGCGGTCGCCGCCGTCGCCGCGCGCTGGCTGCGCGGCGAGGGCGACGCGGCCGGAAGGCGCCGCCTCGACCTGCCCGGCGCAGTCCTGGTCACCGCGGGAGTGGGCCTGCTCACGTTCGGCATCGGCGACACCGGGGACCACGGGTGGAGAGGCGTGGTCCCGCTCGCCGCCGGCCTGGTTTTGCTCGCCGCGTTCGTCGCCGTCGAGGCCCGCACCCCCGAGCCGCTCGTGCAGCTGCGGCTGTTCCGGCTGCGCAGTGTCGCGGTCGGCAACCTCGCGACCCTCGTCGGGACGATGGCGGGCTTCGCGCTCTGGTACTTCCTGTCGCTCTACATGCAGAACGTCCTGCACTACAGCGCGGTCCGGACCGGGCTGTCGTTCCTGCCGCACACGGCGGGGATCATCATCGGCTCGCGGCTCGCGCCGCCCCTGATGGCCCGGCTGGGCGCCCGGCGCCTCGCCGGCATCGGCGGGCTCATGGCCGCGGCCGGCTTCGCCTGGCAGAGCCTCGTGCTCGACGCCGACGGAACCTTCCCGACCGCGATCCTCGGCCCGGGCGCGACCATGGCCCTCGGCTTCGGCCTTCTGATGACCCCGCTGGTGGAGGCGTCGACGAGCGGCGCGGACTCCTCCGAGGCGGGCGCGGTCGCGGGCGTCGTCAACACCTCCCGCACGATCGGCGGCGCGATCGGCCTCACCGTCCTCGGCACCGCCGCCGCGCACACCGGACCGGACCTGGTGGACGGCTACGCGGCCGCGTTCCTCGTCGCGGCGGCCATCACCACCGCCGGCACGGCCGTCGTCCCGTTCCTGCCGCGGCCGCCCCGGCGGGCGCCTCAGTCCGAGGAGGCCGCGACCGCGTGA
- a CDS encoding SpoIIE family protein phosphatase, which yields MQESARDEDMDRLTGDARTVRQVFEAIPAAVAGVESPGEYRLVAVNAAYRALVERDEVLGHSASELFPDLVAQQLFDLLDRPFRTGETVTAREWRIQLPRETGPDEDVYIDCTIVPQKSATGEVVRLVAFAQDVTERVRERQAARRAAEEGPVEPADVVGVLQRQLLPAGLPILPGLQIGGSYLPAGGGSTAGGDWFDAVPLPDGRTALVVGDVTGHGVEASAAMGRIRAVLEDRLDHTADIAEALAAVDRLAERLPAARAATLCVAAVDPADGRITYCTAGHPPPLLIPSAGPARYLRSSGGGPLGTGAGFPLAVDRLAVGDQLLLYSDGIVRRPGREVAAGTVELAEVAADVAAGRALREDWLAAVDRLTTQTLELLVRTSGHDDDIALLAAQRTAPHAPLLLDLPAESEAIPAARKALDGWLYDLGARAEDVILLRHAIGELVTNAVEHAYDGTPGAVRIRAECTGGGGVEIEVADDGHWREPWQPTEDRGRGLAMASDFADDLHVETGPRGTTATVRHRLTRPARLLSPGEVTPSPALSDLPNLLLILDQPSEGHPRIRLDGPVDTATAEQLREELVVRTRGGTTPLTVDLTGVTHLSSAGVAVLYEAEARTDSPGRPFLLYAPLGSPAQHVMAMVALPHTTAEPG from the coding sequence ATGCAAGAGTCCGCACGCGACGAGGACATGGACAGGCTCACCGGCGACGCCCGGACCGTCAGGCAGGTGTTCGAGGCGATCCCGGCAGCGGTCGCCGGGGTCGAGAGCCCCGGCGAGTACCGCCTGGTCGCGGTGAACGCCGCCTACCGCGCGCTGGTGGAGCGGGACGAGGTGCTCGGCCACTCCGCCTCCGAGCTGTTCCCCGACCTCGTCGCCCAGCAGCTGTTCGACCTGCTCGACCGCCCGTTCCGCACCGGGGAGACGGTGACGGCGCGCGAGTGGCGCATCCAGCTCCCCCGCGAGACCGGCCCTGACGAGGACGTCTACATCGACTGCACGATCGTCCCGCAGAAGTCCGCGACCGGGGAGGTCGTCCGGCTCGTGGCGTTCGCGCAGGACGTCACCGAGCGGGTGCGGGAGCGGCAGGCGGCGCGCCGGGCCGCCGAGGAGGGCCCGGTCGAGCCCGCCGACGTCGTCGGGGTGCTCCAGCGGCAGCTGCTGCCCGCGGGCCTGCCGATCCTGCCGGGCCTGCAGATCGGCGGCAGCTACCTGCCCGCCGGCGGCGGTTCCACCGCGGGCGGCGACTGGTTCGACGCCGTCCCCCTCCCGGACGGCCGGACGGCCCTCGTCGTCGGGGACGTGACCGGGCACGGCGTCGAGGCGTCGGCGGCGATGGGACGGATCCGCGCCGTCCTCGAGGACCGGCTCGACCACACCGCCGACATCGCCGAGGCGCTCGCCGCCGTCGACCGGCTGGCCGAACGCCTCCCGGCCGCGCGGGCGGCGACCCTGTGCGTCGCCGCCGTGGACCCGGCGGACGGGCGGATCACGTACTGCACGGCCGGGCATCCGCCGCCGCTGCTGATCCCGTCCGCGGGCCCCGCCCGCTACCTGCGCTCGTCCGGCGGCGGGCCGCTCGGCACCGGCGCCGGCTTCCCGCTCGCCGTGGACCGCCTCGCCGTCGGCGACCAGCTCCTGCTCTACAGCGACGGCATCGTGCGGCGGCCGGGCCGGGAGGTCGCGGCCGGAACCGTCGAGCTTGCGGAGGTCGCCGCGGACGTCGCCGCCGGGCGGGCACTGCGCGAGGACTGGCTCGCCGCCGTCGACCGCCTCACCACGCAGACGCTGGAACTGCTGGTCAGGACGTCCGGGCACGACGACGACATCGCGCTGCTGGCCGCGCAGCGGACCGCGCCGCACGCGCCGCTGCTGCTGGACCTGCCGGCCGAGTCGGAGGCGATCCCCGCCGCCCGCAAGGCCCTCGACGGATGGCTGTACGACCTCGGCGCCCGCGCCGAGGACGTCATCCTCCTGCGGCACGCGATCGGCGAGCTCGTCACCAACGCGGTCGAGCACGCCTACGACGGCACGCCGGGCGCCGTCCGGATCCGCGCCGAGTGCACCGGCGGCGGCGGCGTCGAGATCGAGGTCGCCGACGACGGCCACTGGCGCGAGCCCTGGCAGCCCACCGAGGACCGCGGCCGCGGCCTCGCCATGGCGAGCGACTTCGCCGACGACCTGCACGTCGAGACGGGCCCGCGCGGCACGACGGCGACCGTCCGGCACCGGCTGACCCGTCCCGCGCGGCTGCTCAGCCCCGGCGAGGTCACGCCGTCGCCGGCCCTCTCGGACCTGCCGAACCTGCTGCTGATCCTGGACCAGCCCTCGGAGGGGCACCCGCGGATCCGCCTGGACGGCCCGGTCGACACCGCCACCGCCGAGCAGCTGCGCGAGGAGCTGGTCGTGCGCACCCGCGGCGGCACCACCCCGCTCACCGTCGACCTGACCGGCGTCACGCACCTGTCCAGCGCCGGCGTGGCCGTCCTCTACGAGGCGGAGGCCCGCACCGACTCCCCGGGCCGCCCGTTCCTGCTCTACGCTCCCCTGGGCAGCCCCGCGCAGCACGTCATGGCCATGGTCGCCCTCCCCCACACGACGGCCGAGCCCGGCTAG
- a CDS encoding NACHT domain-containing protein, which yields MLRFAGRALVGASLLVAAGVAVNQVYDNGKLSWNWGYLALVFTVLGALVQAAPQSAAPAPETAPPPPPAGGRRKGSRRAYLRRMRSAVDQMETIGLVTQAEYVLRTRQVYVDVMLRPRPVTEAVADTGIGSVSSPEAGQRASLASFLAPGRVLAVLGAAGSGKTTLARHTALDIAERRWPRRRRLPVLLYLRDHGRAIAAGGREGLARIAVTAPWLGGAVSAEWLEERLKRGRCVILLDGLDEVAGSADRSRVVRWVEDQISRYPSNAFVVTSRPLGYDGNRLSRADVLQVQRFTGRQIRAFLHAWYRAIEHRSREGDPKEIDRLAARAADDLYRRISSEPALFDLAANPLLLTMIANVHRYRGSLPGSRVALYEEVCQVLLHRRQEAKRLTDPGMDGLSGEKRERVVQELAWYMMRRELRDIPADEAERAIRTVLERTAPDITPAAFLRSVKRSGLLLEHQYGRYGFAHLTLQEYLASTLVPAHASRRQLLIDNVGNPWWREVTLLWVARADAGPIVEACLEDRTVTALSLAYACADEARELDPGLRDRLDLLLRTAPSDLGERQLLDGVAAARALHDTHVLDDGTRIGAAPVPPNLWGRFVARTNDPHVPKTVVDDLWTKDIKKFLAWLNGLFDDGTGYRLPTPAEARQALDLDLYARRPGSRNPVVLYAADGDWADEHGQAQLVPDFPHQPTARQAGEYPALILQQTHVFFRLFQATAPSTFIGLLAFGRSRDLDKAEDRLLHALDIARDLDLAHEALYFPLRERAFERAVELGLDDLPDRADDLDRDHLRDRALDYASRIGQELGLAMESRLRRASPGGEGGSAALVTALFSVLPSQSRDIFHAHPLARGLDHLLPLDNLSGSVAALGQSLGALGPAITDDLNRDFAAAVDLVNVLARVSGSVGDIAEEIKQKIGTPRATSGSALHYGRLLGADFDVVLSKAEHLRDIASASGTVPVVDIAHDLCFALRRALNHVLAITEFNAAQTFGSGYHGQDPAHVLTLARLVFAGDLGRLDMGAVVTTAWACLSLQRSFEAVTSLEPARPRRNRSRTVSMETFLHRALPDIFSTTPAHDPAVTLEAALSRANTIGNEEVAELIGNAIRLAAPLWEQSRRARRSDMVLAVTSLLAATLRNKGAREDYQLAHHLSSALLALMALTPDSDVRAPARPPTPKQLVLVRA from the coding sequence GTGCTGAGGTTCGCGGGGCGCGCTCTGGTCGGGGCGTCGCTGCTGGTCGCGGCGGGAGTGGCGGTCAACCAGGTCTACGACAACGGCAAGCTGAGCTGGAACTGGGGATACCTGGCGCTGGTGTTCACGGTCTTGGGCGCGCTGGTACAGGCCGCCCCGCAGTCCGCCGCGCCCGCGCCGGAGACCGCGCCGCCCCCTCCCCCGGCGGGAGGACGGCGGAAGGGATCGCGGCGCGCCTACCTGCGGCGAATGCGCTCCGCCGTCGACCAGATGGAGACGATCGGGCTGGTCACCCAGGCGGAGTACGTCCTGCGGACCCGCCAGGTCTACGTCGACGTGATGCTGCGGCCGCGGCCGGTGACCGAGGCCGTCGCCGACACCGGCATCGGGTCGGTGTCCTCCCCGGAGGCCGGGCAGCGCGCGTCGCTGGCGTCCTTCCTGGCCCCGGGGCGGGTGCTCGCGGTCCTGGGCGCGGCGGGATCCGGGAAGACGACGCTGGCCCGGCACACGGCCCTGGACATCGCGGAGCGCCGATGGCCGCGCCGGCGCCGGCTCCCCGTGCTGCTCTATCTGCGCGACCACGGCAGGGCGATCGCGGCCGGAGGGCGGGAGGGGCTGGCGCGGATCGCCGTGACCGCGCCCTGGCTGGGCGGTGCCGTCTCGGCCGAGTGGCTGGAGGAGCGGCTGAAGCGGGGCCGGTGCGTGATCCTGCTGGACGGACTGGACGAGGTGGCCGGCTCAGCCGACCGCAGCCGCGTGGTGCGGTGGGTGGAAGACCAGATCAGCCGCTACCCGTCCAACGCGTTCGTGGTGACGTCCCGCCCTCTCGGGTATGACGGCAACCGGCTGTCCCGCGCCGACGTCCTCCAGGTGCAGCGGTTCACCGGCCGGCAGATCCGCGCCTTCCTGCACGCCTGGTACCGGGCCATCGAGCACCGCTCCCGGGAGGGCGACCCCAAGGAGATCGACCGGCTCGCCGCGCGGGCCGCCGACGACCTGTACCGGCGGATCAGCAGTGAACCCGCGCTCTTCGACCTGGCCGCGAACCCGCTGCTGCTCACCATGATCGCGAACGTGCACCGGTACCGCGGCAGCCTGCCGGGCAGCCGGGTCGCGCTCTACGAGGAGGTGTGCCAGGTCCTCCTCCACCGCCGCCAGGAGGCCAAGAGGCTCACCGACCCCGGGATGGACGGCCTGAGCGGGGAGAAGAGGGAACGCGTCGTCCAGGAGCTGGCCTGGTACATGATGCGTCGCGAGCTGCGCGACATCCCGGCCGACGAGGCCGAACGGGCGATACGCACCGTGCTGGAGCGAACCGCGCCGGACATCACTCCCGCGGCCTTCCTCCGCAGCGTCAAACGCAGCGGCCTGCTGCTGGAGCACCAGTACGGCCGCTACGGTTTCGCGCACCTCACCTTGCAGGAGTACCTGGCCTCCACGCTGGTGCCCGCGCACGCGTCCAGGCGCCAACTCCTCATCGACAACGTCGGCAACCCCTGGTGGCGGGAGGTCACGCTTCTCTGGGTCGCCCGCGCCGACGCCGGCCCCATCGTCGAAGCCTGCCTGGAGGACCGGACGGTCACCGCTCTCAGCCTCGCCTACGCCTGCGCGGACGAGGCCCGCGAACTCGATCCCGGCCTACGGGATCGGCTCGACCTGCTCCTGAGGACCGCGCCGAGCGACCTCGGGGAGAGGCAGCTGCTGGACGGAGTCGCCGCCGCGCGGGCCCTGCACGACACCCATGTCCTGGACGACGGCACCCGTATCGGCGCCGCCCCCGTACCTCCGAATCTCTGGGGGCGCTTCGTCGCCCGCACCAACGACCCCCACGTGCCGAAGACCGTGGTCGACGACCTGTGGACCAAGGACATCAAGAAATTCCTCGCCTGGCTCAACGGCCTGTTCGACGACGGCACCGGCTATCGCCTGCCCACACCGGCCGAGGCGCGCCAGGCCCTCGACCTGGACCTGTACGCCAGGAGACCCGGAAGCAGGAACCCCGTGGTCCTCTACGCCGCGGACGGGGACTGGGCCGACGAGCACGGTCAGGCGCAGCTCGTCCCCGACTTTCCCCACCAGCCCACCGCGCGGCAGGCCGGTGAGTATCCGGCACTCATCCTTCAGCAGACCCACGTGTTCTTCCGGCTCTTCCAGGCCACGGCGCCCAGCACCTTCATCGGCCTGCTGGCCTTCGGGAGATCCCGCGACCTCGACAAGGCCGAGGACCGGCTGCTCCACGCCCTCGACATCGCACGGGACCTCGACCTCGCCCACGAAGCGCTCTATTTCCCCCTGCGCGAGCGCGCCTTCGAGCGCGCCGTCGAACTCGGCCTCGACGACCTCCCCGACCGGGCGGACGACCTCGATCGCGACCACCTGCGCGACCGCGCCCTCGACTACGCCTCCCGCATCGGCCAGGAACTCGGCCTGGCCATGGAGTCCCGGCTCCGGCGGGCCTCCCCGGGCGGCGAGGGCGGCTCCGCCGCCCTGGTCACCGCTCTCTTCTCCGTCCTCCCCAGCCAGTCCCGCGACATCTTCCACGCCCATCCCCTGGCGCGCGGACTCGACCATCTCCTCCCTCTCGACAACCTTTCCGGCAGTGTCGCCGCCCTCGGGCAGTCCCTCGGGGCCCTCGGCCCGGCCATCACCGACGACCTCAACCGCGACTTCGCCGCCGCCGTCGACCTCGTGAACGTCCTCGCGCGGGTCTCGGGCAGCGTCGGGGACATCGCAGAGGAGATCAAGCAGAAGATCGGCACCCCCCGCGCCACCTCCGGCTCCGCGCTCCACTATGGCCGTCTCCTGGGGGCGGACTTCGACGTGGTCCTCAGCAAAGCCGAGCACCTTCGTGACATCGCCTCCGCCTCCGGAACAGTGCCGGTAGTCGACATCGCCCATGACCTCTGCTTCGCGCTGCGGCGCGCCCTGAACCATGTCCTCGCCATTACCGAATTCAACGCCGCCCAGACGTTCGGATCCGGCTATCACGGACAGGACCCCGCACACGTCCTGACCTTGGCGCGCCTCGTCTTCGCGGGCGACCTGGGAAGGCTGGACATGGGAGCCGTGGTGACCACAGCGTGGGCGTGCCTCTCGCTGCAACGCTCTTTCGAGGCGGTCACAAGCCTGGAGCCCGCGCGTCCTCGAAGGAACCGGAGCAGGACGGTGTCGATGGAGACGTTCCTCCACCGGGCGCTCCCCGACATCTTCTCCACCACACCCGCCCACGACCCCGCCGTGACCTTGGAAGCGGCCCTGAGCCGCGCGAACACCATCGGAAACGAGGAAGTCGCGGAGCTGATCGGGAACGCGATACGCCTGGCCGCACCGCTGTGGGAGCAGAGCCGCCGCGCCAGGCGGAGCGACATGGTGCTGGCGGTCACCTCCCTCCTCGCGGCGACCCTCCGCAACAAGGGAGCGAGAGAGGACTACCAACTGGCGCACCACCTCTCCAGTGCTCTGCTGGCACTCATGGCATTGACACCGGACTCGGACGTCCGAGCCCCGGCCAGACCGCCCACACCGAAACAACTGGTCCTGGTCCGAGCCTGA
- a CDS encoding epoxide hydrolase family protein — protein MPRPTSDVQAFEARAADADLDDLRARLAAARLPEAETVRGAEPGRGRWEQGVPLADLVDVVDYWRTGYDWRSFEERLDRIGQFRTTIDDLGIHFLHRRSARPDATPLILTHGWPGSIAEFIDVVDELADPAEADAPAFHVVAPSLPGFGHSDKPAATGWGTEKIAAAWVELMGRLGYSEFLAHGGDWGGNITTVLGGRFPAHVLGIHTLFAEAPPGLTTDGLTAVERRWTEETRDFWRHRAAYAKQQATRPQTIGYSLVDSPVGLLAWILDKFAEWSDTEDSPFERISRDRVLDDVTLYWLTGTGASAARIYYESHNSLDPELRVDVPSAISMYPRDIEKCPRPWAQERYRQIVRWRAPESGGHFPSLEVPEYFVKDLREGLAAVLAAHR, from the coding sequence ATGCCCCGTCCGACCAGTGACGTGCAAGCATTCGAAGCCCGCGCGGCGGACGCCGACCTCGACGATCTGCGTGCGCGGCTGGCCGCGGCGCGGCTACCGGAGGCCGAGACGGTCCGTGGCGCCGAGCCCGGTCGTGGCCGGTGGGAACAGGGCGTTCCACTCGCCGACCTCGTCGATGTCGTGGACTACTGGCGCACCGGGTACGACTGGCGGTCCTTCGAAGAGCGCCTCGACCGGATCGGCCAGTTCCGCACGACCATCGACGACCTGGGAATCCACTTCCTGCACCGCCGATCCGCGCGCCCGGACGCCACCCCGCTGATCTTGACGCACGGCTGGCCGGGCAGCATCGCCGAGTTCATCGATGTGGTGGACGAGCTGGCGGATCCGGCAGAAGCGGACGCACCCGCGTTCCACGTCGTGGCCCCGTCGCTGCCGGGCTTCGGTCACAGCGACAAGCCGGCCGCCACCGGGTGGGGTACCGAGAAGATCGCGGCCGCATGGGTGGAGCTGATGGGAAGGCTCGGCTACAGCGAGTTCTTGGCCCACGGCGGCGACTGGGGAGGCAATATCACGACGGTTCTCGGCGGCAGGTTCCCGGCGCACGTTCTCGGCATCCACACATTGTTCGCGGAGGCGCCGCCCGGGTTGACGACGGACGGTCTGACGGCGGTCGAGCGCCGGTGGACCGAGGAGACCCGCGATTTCTGGCGGCACCGCGCGGCGTACGCGAAGCAGCAGGCGACCCGGCCGCAGACCATCGGCTACTCGCTCGTCGACTCACCGGTCGGCCTTCTCGCCTGGATCCTCGACAAGTTCGCCGAGTGGTCGGACACCGAGGACAGCCCGTTCGAGAGGATCTCCAGAGACCGCGTTCTTGACGACGTCACCCTCTACTGGCTGACGGGGACCGGCGCGTCCGCGGCCCGTATCTACTACGAAAGCCATAACTCGCTCGATCCCGAACTCCGGGTCGATGTCCCGTCGGCGATCAGCATGTATCCCCGCGACATCGAGAAGTGCCCGCGCCCCTGGGCGCAGGAGCGTTACCGGCAGATCGTCCGATGGAGGGCGCCCGAAAGCGGAGGGCACTTCCCGTCCCTGGAGGTTCCCGAGTACTTCGTCAAAGACCTGCGAGAAGGCCTCGCGGCGGTACTGGCCGCACATCGGTGA
- a CDS encoding CGNR zinc finger domain-containing protein has translation MRAGFPDFRLGTVLATSFTGTLTERRGDAVERIPTPQRLVDWLALYGLAVDSCTPAQLDLARELREAIHAAATAAASQDALPATAVQVINDFSAGGRAAAILTPEGRRWWRLSSASRVEDALGVIAADAISIIAGERDGKLALCASPTCQAAFFDTSQSRTRKWCDMNTCGNRQKKARFNANQRRHSRSAE, from the coding sequence ATGCGCGCCGGCTTCCCTGACTTCCGCCTCGGAACCGTGCTGGCGACCAGCTTCACGGGGACCCTGACGGAGCGTCGCGGCGACGCCGTGGAGCGCATTCCCACGCCGCAGCGGCTCGTCGACTGGCTGGCGCTGTACGGCCTCGCCGTGGACTCCTGCACTCCCGCCCAGCTCGACCTCGCCCGGGAACTGAGGGAGGCGATCCACGCCGCCGCGACGGCGGCCGCGAGCCAGGACGCTCTGCCCGCGACCGCCGTCCAGGTCATCAATGACTTCAGCGCCGGTGGCCGGGCCGCCGCGATCCTGACGCCCGAGGGCAGGCGGTGGTGGCGGCTCAGCTCGGCGTCCCGCGTGGAGGACGCCCTCGGCGTGATCGCCGCCGACGCGATCAGCATCATCGCGGGCGAACGCGACGGAAAGCTGGCCCTGTGCGCGTCGCCGACCTGCCAGGCCGCCTTCTTCGACACCAGCCAGAGCCGCACCCGCAAATGGTGCGACATGAACACGTGCGGGAACCGTCAGAAGAAGGCGCGCTTCAACGCCAACCAGCGCAGGCACTCCAGATCGGCGGAGTGA